TATACACACGCTATGGAAACCGATGCCTGGACGCTTTAAAGACTACATTGCGATGCCGAAGGCGAATATGTATCAATCGCTGCATACAACGGTAGTTGGTCCCAATGGCGAACCAACGGAAGTACAGATTCGTACATGGGATATGCACCGGACTGCTGAATTTGGTATTGCTGCCCACTGGGCCTACAAAGAAGGCGCTGCGAACGGAAATCATTTTGAAGATAAGATTACGTTCTTCCGTGAAATTCTTGAACTTCAAAACGAAGCACAGGATGCATCAGAATTCGTAGAGTCACTCAAAATGGATTTCTTCTCGGATCTGGTATTTGTATTTACGCCAAAAGGAGAAGTCATCGAATTGCCGATTGGCTCTGTTCCTTTGGATTTTGCTTATCGAATCCATACGGAGGTTGGTAATCGGACCATTGGTGCCAAAGTAAACGGTCGGATTGTTCCGCTCGATTATCATCTGAAGACAGGTGATATCATCGAAATTTTGACGTCCAAACATTCTTACGGACCGAGCCAGGACTGGATGAAAATTGCGAAATCTTCTCATGCACGAGCGAAGATCAAGCAATGGTTCAAGAAGGAACGCCGTGAAGAAAACGTTGAAAAAGGTCGGGAGAGCTGTGAGCGTGAACTGAAACGCATGGGGCTTGATCCTTCTGCGTGGATGACAGATGACAAGTTGATGGAAGCTGCCAAAAAATATGCGTTTAACGATATTGATGACATGCTTGCGGCTGTTGGATTCGGTGGGATTACTGCTGCACAGATTGTAACCAAAGCAACCGAAAAACTGCGTAAAGAGCAGGAAGAGTCCAGTTTGCTGGAATTAAATTCCGAGATGCGCGAGCTGAAACCTGCGCCTGAGCGCAGAAATCGACCAACCAACGGTATTCGTGTCAAAGGCATCGATAATCTGCTTGTTCGATTCGCACGATGCTGTAATCCTGTACCTGGGGATGACATTATCGGATACGTTACACGCGGACGCGGCGTTTCCGTACACCGTAGTGACTGTCCAAATATCCCGACAAGTGCAGACGGAGAAGAAGCAGCACGTGTTATTGAGGTCGAGTGGGAAGAGAATATCGAAGCGAGTTACAGTGTGGATATAGAGATTACAGGCCATGATCGAAATGGCTTGCTCAACGAGGTACTTCAGGCTGTATCCGAAAGTAAAACCAATATATCTGCCGTTACAGGACGGACAG
The nucleotide sequence above comes from Paenibacillus sp. W2I17. Encoded proteins:
- a CDS encoding bifunctional (p)ppGpp synthetase/guanosine-3',5'-bis(diphosphate) 3'-pyrophosphohydrolase, with protein sequence MGIEQLLEKAGAYIKEPDLVRIREAYEFADQAHHGQTRKSGEPYILHPLAVADIVVNMQMDTISIIAALLHDVVEDTTVSLEEIRNHFGNTCAMLVDGLTKLERIQFRSKEEQQNENYRKMFIAMAQDIRVIVIKLADRLHNMRTLKFQSEESQRRISYETLEIFCPIANRLGISAIKWEMEDIALRYLNPQQYYRIANLMHKKRAEREQYIDTVMDGITNKLDEMGIQADLSGRPKHIYSVFKKMTTKNKQFNEIYDLLAIRIIVDNIKDCYATLGIIHTLWKPMPGRFKDYIAMPKANMYQSLHTTVVGPNGEPTEVQIRTWDMHRTAEFGIAAHWAYKEGAANGNHFEDKITFFREILELQNEAQDASEFVESLKMDFFSDLVFVFTPKGEVIELPIGSVPLDFAYRIHTEVGNRTIGAKVNGRIVPLDYHLKTGDIIEILTSKHSYGPSQDWMKIAKSSHARAKIKQWFKKERREENVEKGRESCERELKRMGLDPSAWMTDDKLMEAAKKYAFNDIDDMLAAVGFGGITAAQIVTKATEKLRKEQEESSLLELNSEMRELKPAPERRNRPTNGIRVKGIDNLLVRFARCCNPVPGDDIIGYVTRGRGVSVHRSDCPNIPTSADGEEAARVIEVEWEENIEASYSVDIEITGHDRNGLLNEVLQAVSESKTNISAVTGRTDKNKLALVHVTILIRNTDHLQSVVERIKRVKDVYSVHRIMQ